One Olleya sp. Hel_I_94 genomic window, TCCTGAAACGGTTGCAAAAACCGGAAAGTTTTCTTGCACTTTCCCAGCAGTTTCTATGGCGTTGATTTGCTTTTCGGAAAGTTTCCAAAGTTTAAGTTTGTTCCTAACAGCCTTATACAATTCTGGTTGCGATTCTTTTAATGATGAAGCAGTAAGCAGTTCTTGCTGTGCCGCAACCAATTCTGGCGAATAAATAGTTGCCAAGCGTTGTCCTGCTCCAACACGTTCTCCTGTAGAATTAACGTACAGTTTTTCTATTCTTCCTCCAAAATATGTGACCTGTACGGCATTTGACTCTTCGTTGGCTTTAATCTTACCAGATAACTTAAGGGAATTATTTCCCATTTGTCCTTTTCCTACAAGTGATGTTTGGATATTGGCCAGAGCCATTGCGTTATCGGTCATTTTTATTTCATTGGCATTGAGGCCATCTGCACCAGATTCGGCTGGAATTAAATCCATTCCACAAATGGGACAATCCCCAGGTTCTGGTTGCATAATCTGTGGATGCATAGAACACGTCCACATTTGATTAGAAGCAATTTCTTCTGAATGGTCGTGGGTGTCTTTCGCATTATTTGTTGCCTTGTCCGCAGAACCTCCACCGAATAGTAGAAAGCCGCCTAACAGGCCAACAATCAAGGCAACACTTATATAAATGATGTTTTTATTCATTTTAATTTTATTTATTTGTTATTTTCCAATCTTTTAATCATTGCTTTCATTTCAGCTATTTCCTTTTTTTGAGCCTCAATAATATCTTCTGCCAATTTTTTAACCTCTGGGTCTTGAATGTCCGCTCTTTCACTAGTCAAAATAGCAATCGAGTGGTGTGGTATCATTGCTTTCATCCACAATACATCTCCTACCGTCGACTTCTGATCACGTACCAATCCTAATGCACCAACAAATAGCACAATACTACCCAAAACAATGGCTATATTCTTCTTTTTGCTTTGATACATATTTCGCATCGCCACAAACATTATAATGGCCATGGCAGCAATACCCAAGCAACTCATATAAAAACGTGTAAGGCTAAAATAGACGTGATCTATTTGATAAGTGTTCAAGTACATTGTAATGTACATTGCTATAAATGATACAGCGAGCATCAATAAAAATTTTGTGTAATTTCCTTTTTTCATTTCTTCGTTTTGTTTTTGTGTATTCATTTGTTAATGGTTTTAATTATTTTCTTTTTTTTATTTTTCTAACAGTAGGCGAACTTGTGAACCAAAGTAAAAACCCACTGAGTACTGTTATTAATCCTAAAAGGGAAAAAGCCCTTAAAACTATTGTGTTAAAATTATCGCGTCCTTGATAATCCATGGTATGTGTCATCCATAAGAAGTCGAACCAACGCCAATCTCGATGACGAACTGTTTGAAAAGCTCCGTTTTTAATCGCCACATAAGCCTTAAGATTTTCATCAGTTTTATATGAAATTTCATAAGCCGGCAAAGGTCTTCCTCGGTACTCATGATGATCACCTACAGTTTCAATCCTTCGTATTTGTTCAAATTTTAAATCCGACAACATATAGCGCTCAGCTACTTTTATGGCTTCCTGTTCTGTGAGTTCGTCTTTCTTTACACCTGTAAGCGCATTATAAAGGGTTGTTTCATTAATCCAATAGTAAGGTGTATCTGCTATTTCAAGAAGCTCTAGTGATCTAATAGGCTCTTTTAAACCTAATTGAGAACTTCCCAATAAATCAGCAAATGCAGCTTGTTCAGGATTTTCTTTTTTGAAATGGTCACCGTGAATCTCATCAATATCCGTCCAACTAAAGTACATTCCGCTAATAGTCCACATCAAAAATTGGACGCCTAAAAAGAGGCCCAAATAGCGATGCGCTTTTCTAATTTTTATTGCTGTCTTTCTTTTTACCATTTTAATTTACTTCAAATGGAAATTCAACAACGACCTTTTCCCAACTCAAACTCATTGTGCCTGATACATCGGAAGTCTTTATTATCTTATATTCTAAATGTTCCTGAACTTCTTGGGAAATTTTAGGTGTTACTTTAAATTGCAATACATCATCTTTCTCGTCGTATTCATCCTTTCCGTGTTGATCCCAATTTGAATTAAACATTATGGTCCATTTATCTTTTGATGGAATAGTAAAAAACCCATATTTACCTGCTGGTAAAACTTTACCATCAATGGTTAAATCCTTATTGGTTTCTAACCAAGTTGCATTATGTGCGCCAGCCTGCCACACCTGATCGTAAGCCAACAATCCGCCAAAAATGATTCTCTTTCTAACGCCCGGTGATGAATAATCAATATGAATATGAGCATCACCTATCATTGCCATAGTTGAAGTATGTGGGCTCAAAGGTTTCTTTTTATCTGGTTGTGCAAAAGTTTCTGAAGCTTTTTCATCAACAACTACCTCTTTGGTTTCTTTCACTTCTTGTTTGCAAGAGACGATTTGAAAAACGATTAGTAATACAGAAAGGTGGATATATTTTCTCATTAGATTTTACTTTTTATTTCTTGATGAAGAATGTGTTTTAATAATTTTCCATTTACCATCCATCTTTTTTAAGATTGACGTAGCTACTCCTTTTTTCTTTATGGTTCGAGAATCACCCTTATCGTCTGGATTTAAGACGATGGTATAGACGTAGGTTTCTGTGGTAAATGCATAGGGCGCATCAACCTGTACATCGATTTCGTAATCAGAAAATGTGAAGCTTTTAAAGTGTCCCAATTCTGGACCTAAATGATGCTCTATATAATGCGCATAAGAACCTTCTACACCTCCGGATTCAAACACCTTGGAATCTTCTGTGAACAATTCAAATGTTCCCTCGGTCGTTAGATTTTGTAATGCATCTTTGTATGATTTCATTACGGCAATAACGTCTTGCCTATCTGCTATATCCTTACTATTCTGTGCATTGGTAAAATTGACCGTGGCAATGAGAACAGTTACTAGTGTAATTAATTTGAATGCTTTCATAGTTATAGTTTTAAAAGGGTTATTTGTTAACGTGAATTCTATTAATGTTTGCAATACCAAATACCAATACCAAAAAGCTCAAGAAAACTTCCATCATTACCAATAGTTTACCTGCAATATTCAATGGTACAATATCTCCGAAGCCAACCGATGAAAAAGTAATTAAGCTGAAATATAAAAACTCAAAAAACTGTAATGAAAATGAGCCATTGAGCGCTGTACTCGATTTAAAATTTTCAGGGTTCAAAGTATATAAAGCGTGATAATCTGCTGAAAACGAAAGGACAATCAAAATAATCAATACCCCAAATAAAGTAAGAACGTGGGTTAGCTGATGACTTTCGCCTATTATTTTACTTAACTGTATAAAAGTGAGCCTTACGATAAAAATGGTTTTGACCAAAGCCAAACCAACAATTATAAAGGGTAGAAATTGGCTGGCGGAATCTACACCTACCCATAGTATATAACTTAACGATAGAGCAATCACTATACTTGCAGTAAGCAATACCTTTTTAAACAGTTGCTTGTAAAAGCCAATTCTTTCAGATTTTTCTATTGTGTTCACTTTAGTCATTTTCAATTTATTTCCTTAACTAAATAATTGAAGCGCCAAAGCACCACCAACTATTAAGATTAGTATGGTATATATTATGTAATTGAACCATTTTCTAACTACAGACTTTTCAGTTGTATTTTGACACCCGTCTTTGCAACACTCTTTCATTGTTATATCTTCCTTTGTTATACGCAAAATCCTTTAAATAATACTTGAAGATGAGAGGCAACCTTTATTAACCAATAAACCAACCAAATGTTTACCCCTCACAATCAAGTACTCTTCACTAAACTTCTCTTCATCATAATTTTTTTTATGCCTGACATAGGAAGAGAGATGTTATTATTTTAGGGATATATTCTCTCTCCCTTGTGCAGGCTGCTATTAACCAAATCAACTTTTCTTTTCAAAATTAATTGTGCCTGACTAGGGAAGGAACTAACACTAACCATCAACATTGTTTTCCTTCCCAGGACAGGACTTAAAAACTATTCAGATATCTTTATCATTTTACAACCTTCTGTTAACTAATAAACCAGAACATTGAAAATATTTTTTAAACAAAGGATTATCTATTGAATAGTCTTTTGAACTTTTCCGCATTTAAGCATTCTACTGCCGTAATATGGATTTTTCACTTCTTTACTTGTACTCAACCACGCACTACCCTTATCATACATTGGGCAAAATTGCTCGTATAACGTGCTTTTCGTACCCGTAATAGCTACCATATCAGTAATATCCTTACTTAACGTTTTAAAGTGCTCGCGTTGGTGGTCTATCGCACTTTCAGAAATATGTTCTGCGTGCTCGGTAGCATCTTCTATGATATCGGCCAGCTCTTTTTGTTGTTCTTTTGTATAACTACCCATATCAAATGCTTTAAGAGTGGCTACCAATTTTGTTCCTGCTTGTGCTGCCTTTTTTGTGTCGTCCGCAACTAAAGCATCTTTTAAATTAAAGTAATCACTTAAAATAGCTTCTGCTTTTGCGTCACTATTTTTATTCATCATTTTGCTATGGTCCATTTTCATATCTCCGTGATCGTGGTTCATTTTTTCTTTTTCCTGTGCATTGGTAAAAGAAACTGCTAACAATAGCATTGCTGCAATACTCATTTTTAAATTTTTCATTTTAATTACTTTTAAATTATTGTTTATAAACTATCTTTTAATTGTGTGATAAAATTGATTAACTCTTCTGCTTCAGCTTCTGTAAATGTTGCCTCACTATGTATCAAAGTGTAAGAATCCAAAGGCATTTCGTCATTTTCAATCTGCTTGATAA contains:
- a CDS encoding DUF305 domain-containing protein; the protein is MNTQKQNEEMKKGNYTKFLLMLAVSFIAMYITMYLNTYQIDHVYFSLTRFYMSCLGIAAMAIIMFVAMRNMYQSKKKNIAIVLGSIVLFVGALGLVRDQKSTVGDVLWMKAMIPHHSIAILTSERADIQDPEVKKLAEDIIEAQKKEIAEMKAMIKRLENNK
- a CDS encoding PepSY domain-containing protein, whose translation is MVKRKTAIKIRKAHRYLGLFLGVQFLMWTISGMYFSWTDIDEIHGDHFKKENPEQAAFADLLGSSQLGLKEPIRSLELLEIADTPYYWINETTLYNALTGVKKDELTEQEAIKVAERYMLSDLKFEQIRRIETVGDHHEYRGRPLPAYEISYKTDENLKAYVAIKNGAFQTVRHRDWRWFDFLWMTHTMDYQGRDNFNTIVLRAFSLLGLITVLSGFLLWFTSSPTVRKIKKRK
- a CDS encoding DUF2911 domain-containing protein, which translates into the protein MRKYIHLSVLLIVFQIVSCKQEVKETKEVVVDEKASETFAQPDKKKPLSPHTSTMAMIGDAHIHIDYSSPGVRKRIIFGGLLAYDQVWQAGAHNATWLETNKDLTIDGKVLPAGKYGFFTIPSKDKWTIMFNSNWDQHGKDEYDEKDDVLQFKVTPKISQEVQEHLEYKIIKTSDVSGTMSLSWEKVVVEFPFEVN
- a CDS encoding YybH family protein, translating into MKAFKLITLVTVLIATVNFTNAQNSKDIADRQDVIAVMKSYKDALQNLTTEGTFELFTEDSKVFESGGVEGSYAHYIEHHLGPELGHFKSFTFSDYEIDVQVDAPYAFTTETYVYTIVLNPDDKGDSRTIKKKGVATSILKKMDGKWKIIKTHSSSRNKK
- a CDS encoding potassium channel family protein is translated as MNTIEKSERIGFYKQLFKKVLLTASIVIALSLSYILWVGVDSASQFLPFIIVGLALVKTIFIVRLTFIQLSKIIGESHQLTHVLTLFGVLIILIVLSFSADYHALYTLNPENFKSSTALNGSFSLQFFEFLYFSLITFSSVGFGDIVPLNIAGKLLVMMEVFLSFLVLVFGIANINRIHVNK
- a CDS encoding DUF3347 domain-containing protein, with the protein product MKNLKMSIAAMLLLAVSFTNAQEKEKMNHDHGDMKMDHSKMMNKNSDAKAEAILSDYFNLKDALVADDTKKAAQAGTKLVATLKAFDMGSYTKEQQKELADIIEDATEHAEHISESAIDHQREHFKTLSKDITDMVAITGTKSTLYEQFCPMYDKGSAWLSTSKEVKNPYYGSRMLKCGKVQKTIQ